Proteins encoded in a region of the Moritella marina ATCC 15381 genome:
- a CDS encoding DUF2237 family protein produces MEMYDSVNVFGEKLALCGEDPITGFYRDGACNTCSQDAGSHTVCIEVSVEFLEYSRFKGNDLSTAVPEAGFPGLRAGDRWCLCAMRWLQALEENMAPRVYLQRTHIKALEIVPMELLKRYSMDLS; encoded by the coding sequence ATGGAAATGTATGATTCAGTTAATGTATTTGGGGAAAAGTTAGCGCTATGCGGCGAGGACCCTATCACTGGTTTCTATCGCGATGGCGCCTGTAATACCTGCAGCCAAGACGCAGGTTCGCATACTGTATGTATTGAAGTGTCTGTTGAATTTTTAGAATACTCACGTTTTAAAGGCAATGATTTATCAACTGCGGTACCGGAAGCTGGCTTTCCTGGTTTACGCGCGGGTGATCGCTGGTGCTTGTGTGCGATGCGCTGGTTACAAGCATTGGAAGAGAACATGGCGCCGAGAGTATACTTACAAAGAACACACATTAAAGCATTAGAGATTGTGCCGATGGAATTACTTAAACGCTATTCAATGGATTTGAGCTGA
- a CDS encoding alpha/beta family hydrolase, giving the protein MELIYNGPVDGPLFLFAHGAGAPATSDVMETIAKGLAQQGIRVARFNFPYMQQRVDNGTRRPPERAPKLIAQLQQLIASIDQPMVIGGKSMGGRMATLVASDASTDALTVNAKIKGIACLGFPFHPANKPESLRTEHFPLIQQPVFIAQGDRDKLGTKEEVASYGLPEDIEFLWLTDGDHDLKPRVKSGFTHQAHLQTTIDNMALFIKQALL; this is encoded by the coding sequence ATGGAACTCATTTATAACGGCCCTGTCGATGGCCCATTATTTTTATTTGCGCACGGCGCCGGTGCACCAGCGACGTCTGATGTAATGGAAACGATTGCGAAAGGACTCGCGCAACAAGGCATTAGGGTGGCACGTTTCAATTTTCCTTACATGCAACAACGTGTTGATAATGGCACGCGTCGCCCACCAGAGCGCGCGCCAAAACTTATCGCTCAACTTCAACAATTGATTGCCAGTATTGACCAGCCCATGGTCATTGGCGGTAAATCAATGGGTGGGCGCATGGCTACATTAGTCGCCTCCGATGCAAGCACAGATGCATTAACGGTTAACGCAAAAATAAAAGGCATCGCCTGTTTAGGTTTTCCTTTTCATCCAGCCAATAAACCGGAATCACTGCGTACCGAACATTTTCCATTGATCCAGCAACCCGTTTTTATCGCCCAAGGCGATCGCGATAAGTTAGGAACAAAAGAAGAAGTAGCCAGTTATGGTTTACCAGAAGATATTGAATTCTTGTGGTTAACAGACGGTGATCATGATTTAAAACCACGCGTTAAAAGTGGCTTTACCCATCAAGCACATTTACAAACAACAATCGATAATATGGCCTTGTTTATCAAGCAAGCATTGCTATAA
- a CDS encoding Lrp/AsnC ligand binding domain-containing protein, whose amino-acid sequence MIVNVEMERDRLDLNDGFIKRIRTASEVRECYQVTGDIDFVLLVTVANMPDYETFCQRYLYSEANMKNFKTQISMNRVKYDTCAVISD is encoded by the coding sequence ATGATTGTTAATGTTGAAATGGAGCGAGACCGTTTAGATTTGAATGATGGATTTATTAAACGTATTCGTACGGCTTCTGAGGTAAGGGAGTGTTATCAAGTCACGGGCGACATTGATTTTGTGTTATTGGTGACTGTCGCAAATATGCCTGACTATGAAACCTTCTGCCAGCGTTATTTATACAGTGAAGCGAATATGAAAAATTTTAAAACGCAAATATCAATGAACCGAGTTAAATATGATACCTGCGCTGTTATTTCTGATTAG
- a CDS encoding Lrp/AsnC family transcriptional regulator — MFLDRLDKAILRQLQHDASVSNLQLASLVGLSPPACFKRVKKLKSAGVIASQVVLLDQNKLARVYT, encoded by the coding sequence ATGTTTCTCGATCGACTGGATAAAGCAATATTACGCCAGCTACAACATGATGCTTCGGTGAGTAACTTACAATTAGCCTCACTGGTTGGTCTGTCTCCACCGGCCTGTTTTAAACGAGTGAAAAAATTAAAAAGTGCAGGTGTCATTGCTAGCCAAGTCGTACTGTTAGATCAAAATAAACTCGCGCGTGTTTACACATGA
- a CDS encoding nucleoside recognition domain-containing protein: MFTTLKSLFLDVWRVYLTLLKVMVPALIIVKILDMIGGTQWLAKLLAPLMSQVGLPEEMGLVWATAMLTNIYTGMAVYFDLAGDSPLTVAQVSVLGIMMLLAHALPVEGAVAKLSGVSWRVTLPLRIGGGFILGMIANQVYQLGNWQQQPAVIVWQPTPASSSLFDWTMAQLSMLFSIFFIIAALMILLRLLKWCGIEKLMQTLLSPFLKALTIGKETTNVCVIGLVLGLSFGAGLLIDEARTGRISKRDIFLAVCFLGLTHSIIEDTILILLLGADLIAILWGRLLFSFVVIAILARCIKQDSHAIHQSEQPPKALS; encoded by the coding sequence ATGTTCACGACCTTAAAATCATTATTTCTCGATGTCTGGCGCGTTTATCTCACATTACTTAAAGTGATGGTGCCAGCACTTATTATCGTCAAAATATTAGACATGATCGGCGGTACGCAATGGTTAGCCAAACTACTCGCGCCGTTAATGAGCCAAGTTGGCTTACCGGAAGAAATGGGCTTGGTATGGGCAACCGCTATGCTTACCAACATCTATACTGGTATGGCGGTCTATTTTGATTTAGCGGGTGATAGTCCATTAACCGTGGCGCAAGTATCAGTGCTAGGCATAATGATGTTACTGGCTCACGCCTTACCCGTGGAAGGCGCGGTAGCTAAATTATCGGGTGTCTCTTGGCGTGTCACCCTGCCTTTGCGTATTGGCGGTGGTTTTATCCTCGGGATGATCGCGAATCAAGTCTATCAATTAGGTAATTGGCAACAACAGCCTGCGGTCATTGTTTGGCAACCGACGCCTGCGTCTTCAAGTTTATTTGATTGGACTATGGCGCAACTCAGCATGCTATTTTCTATCTTCTTTATTATTGCCGCGTTAATGATATTACTGCGGTTATTAAAATGGTGTGGTATCGAAAAACTGATGCAAACCTTGTTATCTCCGTTTTTAAAAGCGTTAACCATAGGTAAGGAAACCACCAATGTCTGTGTCATCGGCTTAGTACTAGGGCTTAGTTTTGGCGCGGGATTATTAATTGATGAAGCGCGTACAGGAAGAATCAGTAAGCGTGATATTTTCCTCGCCGTGTGCTTTTTAGGATTAACCCACAGCATCATTGAAGATACTATTTTGATTTTATTATTGGGAGCTGATCTGATAGCTATTTTATGGGGACGTCTGCTGTTTAGCTTTGTTGTTATTGCTATTTTAGCCCGTTGTATCAAACAGGACTCTCATGCAATACATCAATCAGAACAGCCACCCAAAGCGCTATCCTGA
- a CDS encoding ChaN family lipoprotein — protein MFTFPQLLSPSLSVLKNYKPSVMSIFMVSALAGCSVYPTSQQPSTETVKPEVTTYFDYNLQSPSGQDMNVADFVAQIKDADVVLVGEWHTHTGIHRFQTELLQAMLVAGDDVTLSMEQFTRDNQAVVNTYLAGEIGEGALIKQGNAWPNYSSDYRPLVELAKVNSIDIIAANAPKNIIRCISKEGISYVDKLPADERAWLAENINTQDSPYKTHFMASMHHGDESQNENKFASQVTWDETMAESIVNYLVEYPDKQVLHIAGKFHTENGLGTAASILARAPELKVVIVTPVDVNNALVDNKGTASDYRLQVITPPKQFVKKANMMASFKNLSKRNDKLICIE, from the coding sequence ATGTTTACTTTTCCGCAGTTATTGTCCCCATCGTTATCAGTACTAAAAAATTATAAACCTAGTGTCATGAGTATTTTTATGGTCTCTGCACTGGCTGGTTGCAGTGTATATCCGACTTCACAACAACCTTCAACAGAGACGGTCAAACCGGAAGTGACAACTTATTTTGATTATAATTTACAGTCTCCATCTGGTCAGGACATGAATGTAGCTGATTTTGTTGCTCAGATTAAAGATGCTGATGTCGTGCTGGTGGGTGAGTGGCACACGCATACCGGAATTCACCGTTTTCAAACCGAGTTATTACAAGCCATGCTTGTGGCTGGTGATGATGTGACATTATCAATGGAGCAGTTCACTCGTGATAATCAAGCCGTTGTTAATACTTACTTAGCTGGCGAGATAGGCGAGGGAGCATTAATAAAACAAGGTAATGCATGGCCAAATTACAGCAGTGATTATCGTCCATTAGTCGAACTGGCAAAGGTTAACAGCATTGATATTATTGCTGCCAATGCACCTAAGAATATTATCCGCTGTATCAGCAAGGAAGGCATTAGTTACGTTGATAAACTCCCAGCAGATGAACGCGCTTGGTTAGCTGAAAATATTAATACGCAAGACTCGCCGTATAAAACCCATTTTATGGCGTCGATGCATCATGGCGACGAAAGCCAAAATGAGAATAAGTTTGCCTCGCAGGTGACGTGGGATGAAACCATGGCCGAGAGCATTGTTAACTATCTCGTTGAGTATCCGGATAAACAAGTGCTGCACATTGCGGGTAAGTTCCATACCGAGAATGGCTTGGGAACCGCGGCGAGTATTCTGGCTCGCGCACCGGAGTTAAAAGTCGTTATCGTCACGCCTGTTGATGTAAATAATGCCCTTGTTGATAATAAAGGCACGGCAAGTGATTATCGATTACAAGTTATTACGCCACCGAAGCAATTCGTGAAAAAAGCAAATATGATGGCGTCATTTAAAAATTTATCTAAGCGTAATGATAAATTAATTTGTATTGAATAA
- a CDS encoding LysR family transcriptional regulator, with amino-acid sequence MINPMLLRSFCTLVEIGHFTRSAERLNMTQSGISQHIRKLEEQLEQDLLIREGKQFTLTDAGQRLYTEGKQIINSLSELEQRVTTDPAFEGVVRVMSPGSIGLKLYRYLLTLQVQYPKLVIDYRFAPNATIEKAIAEHTVDIGFMTSSSTLAEVSLKPIAEEALLLVTPANIEEPSWQALMQLGFIDHPDGAFHSSLLLGANFSEFKHYNQFKKAGFSNQISLILEPVAMGLGFTVLPAHAVAAFPHPEQVKIHYLNTPVTETLYLGVHLNKFMPSRVNSVMVAAKHCLK; translated from the coding sequence ATGATAAACCCTATGTTACTCCGCAGCTTTTGTACGCTGGTGGAAATCGGCCATTTCACCCGTAGTGCTGAGCGCTTGAACATGACCCAATCGGGTATAAGTCAACATATCCGCAAGCTAGAGGAGCAGTTAGAGCAAGACTTGCTTATTCGTGAAGGTAAGCAGTTTACCCTGACGGATGCGGGGCAACGGTTATATACTGAAGGTAAGCAGATCATTAATTCATTATCTGAGCTTGAGCAACGAGTGACAACGGATCCGGCTTTTGAAGGGGTCGTCAGAGTGATGTCTCCCGGCAGTATAGGTTTGAAACTGTATCGTTATTTGCTGACGTTACAAGTGCAGTATCCTAAGTTGGTGATTGATTATCGTTTTGCACCTAATGCCACGATAGAAAAAGCCATTGCTGAACATACGGTCGATATTGGTTTTATGACCAGTTCATCGACATTAGCGGAAGTGAGTTTGAAACCGATAGCGGAAGAAGCGCTGTTGTTAGTTACTCCAGCCAATATCGAAGAACCAAGTTGGCAAGCACTCATGCAACTCGGTTTTATCGATCATCCTGATGGTGCATTCCACTCAAGTTTGCTGCTTGGGGCTAATTTCTCAGAATTTAAACATTATAATCAGTTTAAGAAGGCTGGATTCTCGAATCAAATCAGTCTGATTTTAGAGCCTGTGGCGATGGGACTGGGTTTTACGGTATTACCTGCACATGCGGTGGCGGCTTTTCCTCATCCAGAGCAAGTGAAGATCCACTACCTTAACACCCCGGTTACGGAGACCCTGTATCTTGGTGTGCACTTGAATAAATTTATGCCGAGTCGTGTTAATAGCGTGATGGTTGCAGCGAAGCACTGTTTAAAGTAA
- a CDS encoding OFA family MFS transporter — translation MTTQISNRDRLLTLLGTIITQFALGSVYTWSLFNSQLADKLSVPVSRVAFSFGILSLSLAIASSLSGKLQERFGVRKVTICAGLLLGASLTLTAYASNLILLYIFAGLLVGFADGTGYLMTLSNCVKLFPERKGLVSACAIGAYGLGSLGFKYINMYFLTNSGLENTFSTWGLIAMVMVIIGGLMMKDAPKQAPQSTAAAVTPVRDYTLAEAVRSSQFWMLALVFLTVCMSGLYVIGVAKDIGESYVHLPVAIAASSVALIAVANLSGRLVLGVLSDRISCIKVIAIALFICLAGVSALLFAQQSMFSFYFAVVCIAFSFGGTITVYPSLISDFFGLNNLTKNYGLIYLGFGLGSIIGSIVASVFGGFAATFYLMLGLLVISLIITLTIKLPGSLATNLIVTPRHRPTAQAAML, via the coding sequence ATGACGACTCAAATATCAAACCGAGACCGACTATTAACCTTGCTTGGTACTATCATCACCCAATTTGCGTTAGGGTCGGTATATACGTGGAGTCTCTTTAATTCACAACTGGCAGACAAGTTATCAGTGCCAGTTAGCCGCGTGGCTTTTTCTTTTGGTATTTTAAGTTTGTCGTTAGCCATTGCTTCATCATTATCGGGCAAACTACAAGAGCGTTTCGGTGTGCGTAAAGTGACTATTTGTGCAGGTTTATTACTGGGTGCGAGTTTAACGCTAACTGCCTATGCATCTAATCTTATTTTACTGTATATCTTCGCTGGTTTGTTAGTTGGTTTTGCTGATGGTACTGGCTACCTGATGACATTATCTAACTGCGTGAAACTCTTTCCTGAACGTAAAGGTTTGGTCTCTGCGTGTGCGATTGGTGCATATGGTTTAGGTAGTCTTGGTTTTAAATACATCAACATGTATTTCCTTACTAACAGTGGCTTAGAAAATACCTTTAGTACTTGGGGTTTGATTGCTATGGTCATGGTTATTATTGGTGGTTTGATGATGAAAGATGCGCCGAAGCAAGCACCCCAATCGACAGCCGCAGCAGTAACGCCAGTGCGTGATTACACGCTAGCAGAAGCAGTGAGAAGTTCACAGTTTTGGATGTTAGCCTTAGTCTTTTTAACTGTGTGCATGAGCGGCTTGTACGTGATTGGCGTTGCCAAAGATATCGGTGAGAGTTATGTGCATTTACCTGTAGCCATTGCTGCAAGTTCGGTTGCGCTTATTGCGGTTGCCAATCTAAGTGGCCGTTTAGTTCTCGGGGTACTGTCTGATCGTATTAGCTGTATTAAAGTGATCGCGATTGCATTATTTATCTGTTTAGCGGGTGTTTCAGCATTACTTTTTGCACAGCAAAGCATGTTCAGTTTCTACTTTGCTGTGGTATGCATCGCCTTTAGTTTCGGTGGTACGATCACCGTATACCCATCATTGATCAGTGATTTCTTTGGCTTAAACAATCTAACTAAGAATTACGGCCTTATTTATCTTGGTTTTGGGCTTGGCAGTATTATTGGTTCTATTGTCGCGTCGGTGTTTGGTGGATTCGCAGCGACTTTCTATCTTATGTTAGGGCTGTTAGTTATCTCGCTTATTATTACGCTGACAATCAAACTACCTGGCTCACTAGCAACTAACCTTATCGTTACACCTAGACATCGCCCTACTGCGCAAGCCGCGATGCTTTAA
- a CDS encoding LytR/AlgR family response regulator transcription factor, which translates to MLKALIVEDEYLAREELTYLIERHSNIEIVATFDDGLEAFKYLQAHKVDIAFLDINVPSIDGMLLARNIHQFSEKPHIVFTTAYKEFAVDAFELEAFDYLLKPLNEKRIVGLLAKLEATQVAQTQPPEEIKAKTINLIKDNRIFVTAIDDIYYAMANEKVTSVFTKDDAFIVPFTMSELINRLPQQHFFRTHRSYCVNTDKIQEIIPWVNCTYQLKVHDIGSEIPVSRSNIKAFRELMKL; encoded by the coding sequence ATGTTGAAAGCCCTGATCGTAGAAGATGAATATTTAGCAAGGGAAGAGTTGACGTATTTAATTGAACGCCATAGTAATATCGAGATTGTTGCGACCTTTGATGATGGTTTGGAAGCCTTTAAATATTTACAAGCGCATAAGGTTGATATCGCTTTTTTAGATATTAATGTACCGTCAATCGATGGTATGTTGTTGGCGCGTAATATTCATCAATTTTCGGAAAAACCGCACATCGTTTTTACCACGGCATATAAAGAGTTTGCGGTGGATGCTTTTGAACTCGAAGCCTTTGATTATTTGTTAAAACCACTAAATGAAAAACGCATTGTCGGATTATTAGCTAAATTAGAAGCGACGCAAGTAGCCCAAACACAACCTCCAGAAGAAATTAAGGCTAAAACCATTAACCTGATTAAGGATAATCGCATTTTTGTTACTGCCATTGATGATATTTATTATGCTATGGCGAATGAAAAAGTGACTAGTGTGTTCACCAAAGATGACGCCTTTATTGTGCCTTTTACCATGAGTGAATTAATTAATCGTTTACCTCAGCAGCATTTCTTTCGCACTCATCGATCTTACTGTGTCAACACAGATAAAATCCAAGAGATCATCCCTTGGGTGAATTGTACCTATCAGCTAAAAGTGCATGATATTGGCAGCGAAATACCTGTCAGTCGCAGCAATATAAAAGCATTTCGTGAATTAATGAAATTGTAA
- a CDS encoding sensor histidine kinase, which translates to MLLAVFERAALMLMALFFLTRTNLFQHIVIKTQRHPVETALISVLFILFALFSNYTGVNVEGSLINVRIIAVLSGGIIFGPWVAIPAGIISGVHRYIIDMDGPTSVACLISSTIAGLLATWIHFRCHKKSYAKWGIIAGMFCEILTMILIVVLSEDKELAYTIVKHISVPMIGGAVCIGLIIKLVQDLDDEKDLIAAKQAKLALDIANKTLPYFRKNNRDSLTKVCSIIRAETHADAVAITDVKDVLAYVGIGQKDYLDTYHQISEMTQQAVNSGEQIISNNLNVHGFHSLLIIPLWESGAVSGTLKIFYRQPHHIRPSLREMAIGLSQLISTQMEVSRLEQLKTMTSKAELSALQSKINPHFLFNALNAISTLVRINPDKARQLIANLADFLRYNLERNNDFIDIQEELQQVRDYVAIEQARFGNKLEVTFDVDDVHPTIPCLLIQPLVENAIQHGIQPFRQPGRVNIAVKRDGQRFKITIQNTGVGISQNVIDKLYNGTMESHHIGLVNVHQRILLLYGEGLHIKRLEQGTEIVFYVNELN; encoded by the coding sequence ATGCTGCTGGCAGTCTTTGAGCGTGCGGCATTGATGCTAATGGCATTATTCTTCTTAACGCGCACCAATTTATTCCAGCACATCGTTATAAAAACCCAACGACATCCGGTTGAAACCGCCCTCATTTCGGTACTGTTCATTCTATTTGCACTCTTTAGTAACTACACGGGGGTCAATGTCGAAGGCTCATTGATTAACGTGCGTATTATTGCAGTTTTGTCTGGTGGTATCATCTTTGGCCCTTGGGTCGCGATTCCTGCGGGCATAATCTCGGGTGTGCACCGTTATATTATCGACATGGACGGACCAACATCGGTAGCTTGTTTAATTTCCAGTACCATTGCCGGACTATTAGCAACTTGGATCCATTTTCGCTGTCACAAAAAATCGTATGCAAAATGGGGCATAATTGCTGGTATGTTTTGCGAGATTCTGACCATGATTTTAATTGTCGTGCTATCTGAAGATAAGGAACTTGCTTACACGATAGTTAAACACATTAGCGTGCCGATGATTGGTGGCGCGGTGTGCATTGGTTTGATTATCAAACTGGTGCAAGATTTAGATGATGAAAAAGATTTAATCGCCGCCAAACAAGCAAAACTTGCGCTTGATATTGCCAATAAAACCTTACCTTATTTTCGTAAAAACAATCGTGATTCACTGACTAAAGTATGCAGTATTATTCGTGCAGAAACCCATGCTGATGCGGTCGCTATTACCGATGTCAAAGACGTATTAGCTTATGTTGGTATCGGCCAAAAAGATTACTTAGATACTTATCACCAGATCAGTGAGATGACTCAGCAGGCGGTGAACAGCGGCGAACAAATCATCAGTAATAACCTCAATGTACACGGCTTTCATTCACTGTTAATTATTCCCTTGTGGGAAAGCGGTGCCGTTAGCGGTACTTTAAAAATATTTTATCGCCAACCTCACCATATTCGACCGTCATTACGTGAAATGGCTATCGGCTTATCGCAATTGATTTCTACGCAGATGGAAGTATCACGTTTAGAGCAATTGAAGACCATGACCAGTAAAGCCGAGCTGTCTGCATTACAAAGTAAAATTAACCCGCACTTTTTATTTAATGCATTGAATGCTATTTCGACGTTGGTGCGTATTAATCCTGATAAAGCTCGGCAATTGATTGCTAATTTAGCCGATTTCCTTCGCTATAACCTCGAACGTAATAATGACTTTATCGACATCCAAGAAGAGTTACAGCAAGTCAGAGATTATGTCGCGATTGAGCAAGCCCGCTTTGGGAACAAGCTGGAAGTAACCTTTGATGTCGATGATGTGCATCCGACGATCCCTTGTTTACTGATCCAGCCTTTGGTAGAGAATGCCATTCAGCATGGTATTCAACCTTTTCGCCAGCCTGGTCGGGTCAATATTGCGGTAAAACGCGATGGCCAACGGTTTAAAATTACCATTCAAAATACAGGTGTCGGCATCAGCCAAAATGTCATCGATAAGCTCTATAACGGCACGATGGAAAGTCATCATATTGGTTTGGTGAATGTGCACCAGCGGATCTTATTATTGTATGGCGAGGGGTTACACATCAAACGTCTTGAGCAAGGTACGGAAATCGTATTTTACGTCAATGAATTGAATTGA
- a CDS encoding pseudouridine synthase, producing the protein MRLDKFVCKSTALSRAQATAMICDGHVVVNHVVIVDVATQVHEDNHISLKGEVLTARKSRYILMHKPADTICSNIDEAYPSLFNYIDVENASELHVAGRLDADTTGLVLVTDDGRWSFNIITPSQHCQKVYRVGLSRPINDDVAAKFTHGVQLQGEQQLTRPAILEIVTPKEVLLTITEGKFHQVKRMFAAVGNRVVSLHRESIGAIQLDIEVGQWRYLTDSEVNSFSC; encoded by the coding sequence ATGCGCCTGGATAAGTTTGTTTGTAAAAGTACCGCACTAAGCCGAGCACAAGCAACGGCGATGATCTGTGATGGTCACGTTGTGGTTAATCATGTTGTTATTGTTGATGTCGCTACGCAGGTGCATGAAGATAATCACATATCCTTAAAAGGTGAAGTGCTAACGGCAAGAAAGTCGCGTTATATTCTCATGCACAAACCAGCCGATACTATTTGTTCTAATATTGATGAAGCTTACCCGTCATTATTTAATTATATTGATGTCGAAAATGCATCGGAACTGCATGTTGCAGGGCGCTTGGATGCCGACACGACCGGGTTAGTATTAGTGACAGATGATGGTCGTTGGTCATTTAATATTATTACCCCCAGTCAACATTGCCAAAAGGTTTATCGGGTTGGATTATCACGCCCCATTAATGATGATGTCGCGGCTAAATTTACCCATGGCGTGCAATTACAAGGCGAGCAGCAATTAACACGCCCGGCGATATTAGAGATAGTGACACCAAAAGAAGTATTACTGACTATTACCGAAGGTAAGTTCCATCAAGTAAAGCGTATGTTTGCGGCTGTCGGTAATCGAGTGGTGAGTTTACATCGCGAAAGCATTGGCGCAATACAGCTAGATATTGAAGTCGGGCAGTGGCGTTATTTAACGGATAGTGAAGTGAACTCGTTTAGCTGTTAA
- the yqfB gene encoding N(4)-acetylcytidine aminohydrolase: MTQPTTMTFFERFETDILSGKKTITIRDESENNYVPGSTVTVSTLEGGREFCRLTILSVEPILFTELADFHAEQENMTLAVLKAVIQDIYPGIEQLYVVSYKLVGQL, translated from the coding sequence ATGACACAACCAACCACCATGACCTTCTTCGAACGCTTCGAGACCGATATTCTTAGCGGTAAAAAAACCATTACCATTCGTGATGAATCTGAAAATAACTATGTCCCGGGCTCGACTGTAACGGTTTCTACGCTGGAAGGCGGACGTGAATTTTGTCGATTAACGATCCTGTCTGTAGAGCCTATTTTATTTACCGAGTTAGCTGATTTTCATGCCGAACAAGAAAACATGACATTAGCTGTGCTGAAAGCTGTGATCCAAGATATTTACCCTGGCATTGAGCAGTTATACGTGGTGTCTTATAAATTGGTAGGCCAGTTATAA
- the metB gene encoding cystathionine gamma-synthase: protein MSNAKIKNITTAAVRAGINTDEHHGAVVAPIHLSSTYSLKGFNDKRQFDYSRTGNPTRATFAQAVADLEQGSVGIVTSTGMSAVHLLCQLLSTDDLVVIPHDCYGGSFRLFTHLAKRGQFKLIVVDQNDQVALAKALAEKPKLVLLESPSNPLLRLVDIEAVTKACHEVGALVAVDNTFLSPALQQPLGLGADIVFHSTTKYINGHSDVVGGVLVTKEQALGEELAWWANCIGITGSAFDSFLALRGLKTLPIRMKQHQENALQVASFLKSNGAIDSVYFPGFEDHPGHDIAKKQQAGFGAMLSFDVKGGEAAVKKLFANLELFTLAQSLGGVESLISHPATMTHAGMEESARLAAGITNSLVRISVGIEDIDDILADLANGLTQSQL, encoded by the coding sequence ATGTCAAATGCCAAGATAAAAAATATCACTACAGCGGCAGTGAGAGCAGGGATTAATACCGATGAGCATCATGGTGCAGTCGTTGCTCCTATTCATTTATCAAGTACTTATTCATTAAAAGGCTTTAATGATAAACGCCAGTTTGACTATTCTCGTACGGGAAATCCAACGAGAGCGACGTTTGCACAAGCGGTTGCTGATTTAGAGCAAGGTAGCGTGGGCATTGTTACCAGTACCGGTATGTCAGCTGTGCATCTTCTCTGTCAATTATTATCCACAGATGACTTAGTGGTTATTCCTCATGATTGTTATGGCGGCAGTTTCCGTTTATTTACTCATTTAGCTAAACGTGGTCAATTTAAACTTATTGTTGTTGATCAAAACGATCAAGTCGCATTGGCGAAAGCGTTAGCTGAAAAACCTAAGTTAGTGCTACTCGAAAGCCCAAGCAACCCATTGTTACGCTTAGTTGATATTGAGGCGGTGACTAAAGCATGCCACGAGGTTGGCGCTTTAGTGGCGGTAGATAACACCTTCCTTTCTCCGGCATTACAACAGCCGTTAGGGTTAGGTGCTGATATTGTTTTTCACTCGACGACGAAATACATTAATGGCCACAGTGATGTGGTTGGTGGTGTGTTAGTAACAAAAGAACAAGCCCTTGGTGAAGAGCTCGCTTGGTGGGCAAACTGCATTGGTATAACTGGTAGCGCTTTTGATAGCTTTTTAGCGTTACGAGGCCTAAAAACGTTGCCTATTAGAATGAAGCAGCACCAAGAAAATGCGTTGCAAGTGGCGAGCTTTTTAAAATCTAATGGTGCTATTGATAGCGTGTATTTTCCAGGTTTTGAAGATCACCCAGGCCATGATATTGCGAAAAAGCAGCAGGCGGGTTTTGGCGCTATGCTCAGTTTTGATGTTAAAGGTGGCGAAGCTGCAGTTAAAAAATTATTTGCTAATCTAGAGTTGTTTACGTTAGCGCAGTCATTAGGTGGTGTAGAAAGCCTTATTTCTCATCCTGCGACCATGACCCATGCTGGCATGGAAGAAAGTGCTCGTCTTGCTGCTGGGATTACCAATTCACTGGTCAGAATTTCTGTTGGTATTGAAGATATAGATGACATCTTAGCCGACTTAGCAAATGGCTTAACTCAGAGCCAGCTATAG